Proteins from one Esox lucius isolate fEsoLuc1 chromosome 19, fEsoLuc1.pri, whole genome shotgun sequence genomic window:
- the terb1 gene encoding telomere repeats-binding bouquet formation protein 1 isoform X4, whose translation MEIDVSSIHKGNDYNATKTDLCLLLECLKYQMKCPDSQKQALLTIYSICQQREENVDSFREMGGVVFVYNLSKSSCHSEVRETALFTLGMLAEVNVYCKQALCRRETFRDLAECLVQQGSPLTQRRVAVYLLSVLVANNRSGQAFAQTSGCLDILLDLFRTSFPLSDEAAVKTANVTQLFQVWSSVSSALCGCVNNPQNEESQRICASAFPFVKAWLQQLSHPRAEMVQPICSFIAMTVANNYCVQESFSAVGGLKTLTCTLIRLASDVTHSPPACQLSVTLTKTLSACISDNPMLASSLAGYGLVPHLHSLLSSPLLDPRDRLVVILALGHCTEASEEHQSQLLECGGLSVIITLLTQSGSPELSKAAAFVLHSCRQAAGCLRGAAHVESPGQGGDVEGYRQSARDMLRRIKQLERHQAQGAVEDTLNAPGQPLQSPLPPSPSSLLPPCPFSAPCWDRRGVADRRWTGERDHERGEEGGEGVGISCERTPLREVPGGQERVMYGDPESPALTQLTRRVRGCERGQRNQVEDQEEDLSTYKEPDLRERVRRRIFQAGEEAQKPSPSRMGRGEERRNPREESHRAGYRNIRADPETDGDWVAKRGNALRGNAKTTAEGTHAHAQTESCADPPPGMGEQAHTLSGRCQGKRPALSTMEGALIQPGGDSQVFKCPAPISVQPGMSRPKTLLDDEDALFVCSELLDSEISTILETSATTRNPTSRCSGCVLRFGEVTSWWFPVLQRSCPHSCDLHRVLQQVTHAHTQRLRDHRRRDACAAEQRDTRPHTLTLGLRKGETQGEGKRPRYQCSDVSLTPLRKSGPNAGISLTPLCGGGLSRVTSRGQERAN comes from the exons ATGGAAATTGATGTTTCCAGTATACACAAAGGAAATGATTATAATG CCACAAAGACAGATCTGTGTTTGTTGCTGGAGTGTCTGAAGTACCAGATGAAATGTCCCGATTCACAGAAACAAGCACTTCTCACCATCTACTCTATATGTCAACAGAGAG AGGAGAATGTGGACTCTTTTAGAGAGATGGGAGGGGTGGTGTTTGTGTATAACCTGTCCAAATCCAGTTGTCACTCAGAAGTCAGGGAGACTGCTCTCTTCACGCTAGGAATGCTGGCAGAGGTcaatg tgtactgtaaacAGGCCCTGTGTCGGAGGGAGACGTTCAGGGACCTGGCAGAGTGTCTTGTGCAGCAGGGTAGCCCGCTGACCCAGAGGAGAGTCGCTGTCTATTTGCTCTCTGTCCTGGTTGCCAACAACA GGTCCGGCCAGGCGTTTGCTCAGACATCAGGCTGTCTGGACATTTTGCTGGATTTGTTCAG GACTagtttccctctctctgacgAGGCCGCCGTGAAAACTGCTAACGTCACACAGCTGTTCCAGGTCTGGAGCTCTGTGTCCAGTGCTCTGTGTGGCTGCGTTAACAACCCCCAGAATG AGGAGAGCCAGCGTATCTGTGCGTCGGCCTTCCCCTTCGTCAAAGCCTGGCTGCAGCAGCTTTCTCACCCCCGCGCAGAGATGGTTCAGCCCATCTGCTCCTTCATAGCCATGACCGTCGCCAACAACT ATTGTGTTCAGGAGAGTTTTTCCGCAGTCGGTGGGCTCAAAACTCTGACCTGTACTCTGATTCGCTTAGCCTCAGATGTCACCCATAGCCCACCGGCCTGTCAGCTGTCCGTCACCCTGACCAAGACTCTGTCAGCCTGCATCAGTGACAACC CCATGTTGGCATCAAGCCTGGCAGGCTATGGTTTGGTTCCTCACCTCCACTCCTTGCTGTCCAGCCCCCTCCTGGATCCCCGAGACAGGCTGGTTGTCATCCTGGCCCTGGGACACTGCACCGAGGCGTCCG AGGAGCACCAGTCCCAGTTGTTAGAGTGTGGCGGTCTGTCTGTCATCATCACCCTCCTGACCCAGTCTGGCAGCCCGGAGCTCAGTAAGGCTGCGGCCTTCGTCCTGCACAGCTGCCGGCAGGCTG CGGGCTGTCTGCGTGGAGCGGCCCACGTGGAGTCTCCGGGTCAGGGTGGGGACGTGGAGGGCTACCGGCAGTCAGCCAGAGACATGCTGCGCAGGATCAAGCAGCTGGAGAGACACCAGGCTCAG GGAGCCGTGGAGGACACCCTTAATGCCCCAGGGCAGCCGCTCCAGTCACCCCTACCTCCCTCCCCGTCCTCACTCCTTCCCCCTTGCCCCTTCTCAGCACCCTGCTGGGACAGGAGAGGTGTGGCAGACCGGAGATGGACGGGAGAGCGAGAccatgagagaggagaggagggaggcgAAGGGGTGGGGATTTCCTGTGAACGCACCCCGCTCCGGGAGGTTCCAGGGGGACAGGAGCGGGTGATGTACGGAGACCCAGAGAGCCCCGCTCTGACACAATTAACACGGAGGGTTAGAGGTtgtgagagaggacagaggaaccAGGTGGAGGACCAAGAGGAGGACCTTTCCACGTATAAAGAACCGGACCTGAGG GAGCGAGTAAGGAGACGGATATTCCAAGCCGGTGAGGAGGCTCAGAAACCCAGCCCCAGCAggatggggagaggggaggagaggagaaaccCCAGAGAGGAGAGCCACAGGGCTGGGTACAGAAACATACGAGCCGACCCGGAAACAGACGGGGACTGGGTAGCTAAGAGGGGAAACGCCCTCCGAGGAAACGCTAAAACCACAGCGGAgggcacgcatgcacacgcacagacGGAAAGCTGTGCAGACCCGCCCCCTGGGATGGGAGAGCAGGCCCACACGCTGTCCGGGCGTTGCCAGGGGAAACGGCCGGCCCTGTCAACGATGGAGGGTGCCCTGATTCAGCCCGGCGGTGACag CCAAGTGTTCAAGTGTCCAGCCCCTATTTCCGTCCAGCCAGGCATGAGCAGGCCGAAGACACTGTTGGATGATGAGG ATGCCTTGTTCGTGTGTTCAGAGCTGCTTGACAGTGAGATCAGTACGATCTTGGAGACCTCAGCCACCACACGTAACCCAACCTCCAGGTGCTCAG GCTGTGTGTTGCGCTTTGGGGAGGTGACCAGCTGGTGGTTCCCTGTCCTCCAGAGGTCCTGTCCCCACAGCTGTGACCTGCACCGGGTGCTCCAGCAggtcacacacgcacacacacagcgccTCCGCGACCACAGGAGGAGAGACGCGTGCGCAGCAGAACAGAGAGACACCCGGCCACACACTCTCACCCTGGGGCTCAGGAAGGGAGAGACGcagggagaaggaaagaggcCTCGGTATCAATGCAGTG ATGTGAGTCTCACCCCTCTGAGGAAGTCTGGTCCGAATGCAGGCATCAGCCTGACTcctctgtgtggtggtggtttGTCACGTGTGACCAGCAGGGGGCAGGAGAGAG CAAACTGA
- the terb1 gene encoding telomere repeats-binding bouquet formation protein 1 isoform X2, with protein MEIDVSSIHKGNDYNATKTDLCLLLECLKYQMKCPDSQKQALLTIYSICQQREENVDSFREMGGVVFVYNLSKSSCHSEVRETALFTLGMLAEVNVYCKQALCRRETFRDLAECLVQQGSPLTQRRVAVYLLSVLVANNRSGQAFAQTSGCLDILLDLFRTSFPLSDEAAVKTANVTQLFQVWSSVSSALCGCVNNPQNEESQRICASAFPFVKAWLQQLSHPRAEMVQPICSFIAMTVANNYCVQESFSAVGGLKTLTCTLIRLASDVTHSPPACQLSVTLTKTLSACISDNPMLASSLAGYGLVPHLHSLLSSPLLDPRDRLVVILALGHCTEASEEHQSQLLECGGLSVIITLLTQSGSPELSKAAAFVLHSCRQAAGCLRGAAHVESPGQGGDVEGYRQSARDMLRRIKQLERHQAQGAVEDTLNAPGQPLQSPLPPSPSSLLPPCPFSAPCWDRRGVADRRWTGERDHERGEEGGEGVGISCERTPLREVPGGQERVMYGDPESPALTQLTRRVRGCERGQRNQVEDQEEDLSTYKEPDLRERVRRRIFQAGEEAQKPSPSRMGRGEERRNPREESHRAGYRNIRADPETDGDWVAKRGNALRGNAKTTAEGTHAHAQTESCADPPPGMGEQAHTLSGRCQGKRPALSTMEGALIQPGGDSQVFKCPAPISVQPGMSRPKTLLDDEDALFVCSELLDSEISTILETSATTRNPTSRCSGCVLRFGEVTSWWFPVLQRSCPHSCDLHRVLQQVTHAHTQRLRDHRRRDACAAEQRDTRPHTLTLGLRKGETQGEGKRPRYQCSDVSLTPLRKSGPNAGISLTPLCGGGLSRVTSRGQERGDRHPRGMSVMTFLLQQTELSNSKTKESEMTNDERRERRNFSSDEESYLCHGVQRFGPSWNAILWAYPFKPGRTNVDLAKKYKRMQFKA; from the exons ATGGAAATTGATGTTTCCAGTATACACAAAGGAAATGATTATAATG CCACAAAGACAGATCTGTGTTTGTTGCTGGAGTGTCTGAAGTACCAGATGAAATGTCCCGATTCACAGAAACAAGCACTTCTCACCATCTACTCTATATGTCAACAGAGAG AGGAGAATGTGGACTCTTTTAGAGAGATGGGAGGGGTGGTGTTTGTGTATAACCTGTCCAAATCCAGTTGTCACTCAGAAGTCAGGGAGACTGCTCTCTTCACGCTAGGAATGCTGGCAGAGGTcaatg tgtactgtaaacAGGCCCTGTGTCGGAGGGAGACGTTCAGGGACCTGGCAGAGTGTCTTGTGCAGCAGGGTAGCCCGCTGACCCAGAGGAGAGTCGCTGTCTATTTGCTCTCTGTCCTGGTTGCCAACAACA GGTCCGGCCAGGCGTTTGCTCAGACATCAGGCTGTCTGGACATTTTGCTGGATTTGTTCAG GACTagtttccctctctctgacgAGGCCGCCGTGAAAACTGCTAACGTCACACAGCTGTTCCAGGTCTGGAGCTCTGTGTCCAGTGCTCTGTGTGGCTGCGTTAACAACCCCCAGAATG AGGAGAGCCAGCGTATCTGTGCGTCGGCCTTCCCCTTCGTCAAAGCCTGGCTGCAGCAGCTTTCTCACCCCCGCGCAGAGATGGTTCAGCCCATCTGCTCCTTCATAGCCATGACCGTCGCCAACAACT ATTGTGTTCAGGAGAGTTTTTCCGCAGTCGGTGGGCTCAAAACTCTGACCTGTACTCTGATTCGCTTAGCCTCAGATGTCACCCATAGCCCACCGGCCTGTCAGCTGTCCGTCACCCTGACCAAGACTCTGTCAGCCTGCATCAGTGACAACC CCATGTTGGCATCAAGCCTGGCAGGCTATGGTTTGGTTCCTCACCTCCACTCCTTGCTGTCCAGCCCCCTCCTGGATCCCCGAGACAGGCTGGTTGTCATCCTGGCCCTGGGACACTGCACCGAGGCGTCCG AGGAGCACCAGTCCCAGTTGTTAGAGTGTGGCGGTCTGTCTGTCATCATCACCCTCCTGACCCAGTCTGGCAGCCCGGAGCTCAGTAAGGCTGCGGCCTTCGTCCTGCACAGCTGCCGGCAGGCTG CGGGCTGTCTGCGTGGAGCGGCCCACGTGGAGTCTCCGGGTCAGGGTGGGGACGTGGAGGGCTACCGGCAGTCAGCCAGAGACATGCTGCGCAGGATCAAGCAGCTGGAGAGACACCAGGCTCAG GGAGCCGTGGAGGACACCCTTAATGCCCCAGGGCAGCCGCTCCAGTCACCCCTACCTCCCTCCCCGTCCTCACTCCTTCCCCCTTGCCCCTTCTCAGCACCCTGCTGGGACAGGAGAGGTGTGGCAGACCGGAGATGGACGGGAGAGCGAGAccatgagagaggagaggagggaggcgAAGGGGTGGGGATTTCCTGTGAACGCACCCCGCTCCGGGAGGTTCCAGGGGGACAGGAGCGGGTGATGTACGGAGACCCAGAGAGCCCCGCTCTGACACAATTAACACGGAGGGTTAGAGGTtgtgagagaggacagaggaaccAGGTGGAGGACCAAGAGGAGGACCTTTCCACGTATAAAGAACCGGACCTGAGG GAGCGAGTAAGGAGACGGATATTCCAAGCCGGTGAGGAGGCTCAGAAACCCAGCCCCAGCAggatggggagaggggaggagaggagaaaccCCAGAGAGGAGAGCCACAGGGCTGGGTACAGAAACATACGAGCCGACCCGGAAACAGACGGGGACTGGGTAGCTAAGAGGGGAAACGCCCTCCGAGGAAACGCTAAAACCACAGCGGAgggcacgcatgcacacgcacagacGGAAAGCTGTGCAGACCCGCCCCCTGGGATGGGAGAGCAGGCCCACACGCTGTCCGGGCGTTGCCAGGGGAAACGGCCGGCCCTGTCAACGATGGAGGGTGCCCTGATTCAGCCCGGCGGTGACag CCAAGTGTTCAAGTGTCCAGCCCCTATTTCCGTCCAGCCAGGCATGAGCAGGCCGAAGACACTGTTGGATGATGAGG ATGCCTTGTTCGTGTGTTCAGAGCTGCTTGACAGTGAGATCAGTACGATCTTGGAGACCTCAGCCACCACACGTAACCCAACCTCCAGGTGCTCAG GCTGTGTGTTGCGCTTTGGGGAGGTGACCAGCTGGTGGTTCCCTGTCCTCCAGAGGTCCTGTCCCCACAGCTGTGACCTGCACCGGGTGCTCCAGCAggtcacacacgcacacacacagcgccTCCGCGACCACAGGAGGAGAGACGCGTGCGCAGCAGAACAGAGAGACACCCGGCCACACACTCTCACCCTGGGGCTCAGGAAGGGAGAGACGcagggagaaggaaagaggcCTCGGTATCAATGCAGTG ATGTGAGTCTCACCCCTCTGAGGAAGTCTGGTCCGAATGCAGGCATCAGCCTGACTcctctgtgtggtggtggtttGTCACGTGTGACCAGCAGGGGGCAGGAGAGAG gggACAGGCACCCAAGAGGTATGTCGGTCATGACCTTTCTCTTGCAGCAAACTGAGCTGAGCAATTCCAAAACCAAGGAAAGTGAGATGACCAATGATGAG aggagagagaggaggaactTCAGCTCTGATGAGGAGAGTTATCTGTGTCATGGTGTACAGAGGTTTGGTCCATCTTGGAATGCTATCCTATGGGCATATCCCTTCAAGCCTGGACGCACCAATGTAGATCTGGCCAAGAAATACAAACGCATGCAG TTTAAAGCCTAG
- the terb1 gene encoding telomere repeats-binding bouquet formation protein 1 isoform X3 gives MEIDVSSIHKGNDYNATKTDLCLLLECLKYQMKCPDSQKQALLTIYSICQQRVYCKQALCRRETFRDLAECLVQQGSPLTQRRVAVYLLSVLVANNRSGQAFAQTSGCLDILLDLFRTSFPLSDEAAVKTANVTQLFQVWSSVSSALCGCVNNPQNEESQRICASAFPFVKAWLQQLSHPRAEMVQPICSFIAMTVANNYCVQESFSAVGGLKTLTCTLIRLASDVTHSPPACQLSVTLTKTLSACISDNPMLASSLAGYGLVPHLHSLLSSPLLDPRDRLVVILALGHCTEASEEHQSQLLECGGLSVIITLLTQSGSPELSKAAAFVLHSCRQAAGCLRGAAHVESPGQGGDVEGYRQSARDMLRRIKQLERHQAQGAVEDTLNAPGQPLQSPLPPSPSSLLPPCPFSAPCWDRRGVADRRWTGERDHERGEEGGEGVGISCERTPLREVPGGQERVMYGDPESPALTQLTRRVRGCERGQRNQVEDQEEDLSTYKEPDLRERVRRRIFQAGEEAQKPSPSRMGRGEERRNPREESHRAGYRNIRADPETDGDWVAKRGNALRGNAKTTAEGTHAHAQTESCADPPPGMGEQAHTLSGRCQGKRPALSTMEGALIQPGGDSQVFKCPAPISVQPGMSRPKTLLDDEDALFVCSELLDSEISTILETSATTRNPTSRCSGCVLRFGEVTSWWFPVLQRSCPHSCDLHRVLQQVTHAHTQRLRDHRRRDACAAEQRDTRPHTLTLGLRKGETQGEGKRPRYQCSDVSLTPLRKSGPNAGISLTPLCGGGLSRVTSRGQERDSRTPHREDDVTDDQQKTVSMGNPCSTQTELSNSKTKESEMTNDERRERRNFSSDEESYLCHGVQRFGPSWNAILWAYPFKPGRTNVDLAKKYKRMQFKA, from the exons ATGGAAATTGATGTTTCCAGTATACACAAAGGAAATGATTATAATG CCACAAAGACAGATCTGTGTTTGTTGCTGGAGTGTCTGAAGTACCAGATGAAATGTCCCGATTCACAGAAACAAGCACTTCTCACCATCTACTCTATATGTCAACAGAGAG tgtactgtaaacAGGCCCTGTGTCGGAGGGAGACGTTCAGGGACCTGGCAGAGTGTCTTGTGCAGCAGGGTAGCCCGCTGACCCAGAGGAGAGTCGCTGTCTATTTGCTCTCTGTCCTGGTTGCCAACAACA GGTCCGGCCAGGCGTTTGCTCAGACATCAGGCTGTCTGGACATTTTGCTGGATTTGTTCAG GACTagtttccctctctctgacgAGGCCGCCGTGAAAACTGCTAACGTCACACAGCTGTTCCAGGTCTGGAGCTCTGTGTCCAGTGCTCTGTGTGGCTGCGTTAACAACCCCCAGAATG AGGAGAGCCAGCGTATCTGTGCGTCGGCCTTCCCCTTCGTCAAAGCCTGGCTGCAGCAGCTTTCTCACCCCCGCGCAGAGATGGTTCAGCCCATCTGCTCCTTCATAGCCATGACCGTCGCCAACAACT ATTGTGTTCAGGAGAGTTTTTCCGCAGTCGGTGGGCTCAAAACTCTGACCTGTACTCTGATTCGCTTAGCCTCAGATGTCACCCATAGCCCACCGGCCTGTCAGCTGTCCGTCACCCTGACCAAGACTCTGTCAGCCTGCATCAGTGACAACC CCATGTTGGCATCAAGCCTGGCAGGCTATGGTTTGGTTCCTCACCTCCACTCCTTGCTGTCCAGCCCCCTCCTGGATCCCCGAGACAGGCTGGTTGTCATCCTGGCCCTGGGACACTGCACCGAGGCGTCCG AGGAGCACCAGTCCCAGTTGTTAGAGTGTGGCGGTCTGTCTGTCATCATCACCCTCCTGACCCAGTCTGGCAGCCCGGAGCTCAGTAAGGCTGCGGCCTTCGTCCTGCACAGCTGCCGGCAGGCTG CGGGCTGTCTGCGTGGAGCGGCCCACGTGGAGTCTCCGGGTCAGGGTGGGGACGTGGAGGGCTACCGGCAGTCAGCCAGAGACATGCTGCGCAGGATCAAGCAGCTGGAGAGACACCAGGCTCAG GGAGCCGTGGAGGACACCCTTAATGCCCCAGGGCAGCCGCTCCAGTCACCCCTACCTCCCTCCCCGTCCTCACTCCTTCCCCCTTGCCCCTTCTCAGCACCCTGCTGGGACAGGAGAGGTGTGGCAGACCGGAGATGGACGGGAGAGCGAGAccatgagagaggagaggagggaggcgAAGGGGTGGGGATTTCCTGTGAACGCACCCCGCTCCGGGAGGTTCCAGGGGGACAGGAGCGGGTGATGTACGGAGACCCAGAGAGCCCCGCTCTGACACAATTAACACGGAGGGTTAGAGGTtgtgagagaggacagaggaaccAGGTGGAGGACCAAGAGGAGGACCTTTCCACGTATAAAGAACCGGACCTGAGG GAGCGAGTAAGGAGACGGATATTCCAAGCCGGTGAGGAGGCTCAGAAACCCAGCCCCAGCAggatggggagaggggaggagaggagaaaccCCAGAGAGGAGAGCCACAGGGCTGGGTACAGAAACATACGAGCCGACCCGGAAACAGACGGGGACTGGGTAGCTAAGAGGGGAAACGCCCTCCGAGGAAACGCTAAAACCACAGCGGAgggcacgcatgcacacgcacagacGGAAAGCTGTGCAGACCCGCCCCCTGGGATGGGAGAGCAGGCCCACACGCTGTCCGGGCGTTGCCAGGGGAAACGGCCGGCCCTGTCAACGATGGAGGGTGCCCTGATTCAGCCCGGCGGTGACag CCAAGTGTTCAAGTGTCCAGCCCCTATTTCCGTCCAGCCAGGCATGAGCAGGCCGAAGACACTGTTGGATGATGAGG ATGCCTTGTTCGTGTGTTCAGAGCTGCTTGACAGTGAGATCAGTACGATCTTGGAGACCTCAGCCACCACACGTAACCCAACCTCCAGGTGCTCAG GCTGTGTGTTGCGCTTTGGGGAGGTGACCAGCTGGTGGTTCCCTGTCCTCCAGAGGTCCTGTCCCCACAGCTGTGACCTGCACCGGGTGCTCCAGCAggtcacacacgcacacacacagcgccTCCGCGACCACAGGAGGAGAGACGCGTGCGCAGCAGAACAGAGAGACACCCGGCCACACACTCTCACCCTGGGGCTCAGGAAGGGAGAGACGcagggagaaggaaagaggcCTCGGTATCAATGCAGTG ATGTGAGTCTCACCCCTCTGAGGAAGTCTGGTCCGAATGCAGGCATCAGCCTGACTcctctgtgtggtggtggtttGTCACGTGTGACCAGCAGGGGGCAGGAGAGAG acagtagaaCCCCTCACAGGGAAGATGATGTCACTGATGATCAGCAGAAGACCGTATCCATGGGAAACCCCTGTTCGACT CAAACTGAGCTGAGCAATTCCAAAACCAAGGAAAGTGAGATGACCAATGATGAG aggagagagaggaggaactTCAGCTCTGATGAGGAGAGTTATCTGTGTCATGGTGTACAGAGGTTTGGTCCATCTTGGAATGCTATCCTATGGGCATATCCCTTCAAGCCTGGACGCACCAATGTAGATCTGGCCAAGAAATACAAACGCATGCAG TTTAAAGCCTAG
- the terb1 gene encoding telomere repeats-binding bouquet formation protein 1 isoform X1 — translation MEIDVSSIHKGNDYNATKTDLCLLLECLKYQMKCPDSQKQALLTIYSICQQREENVDSFREMGGVVFVYNLSKSSCHSEVRETALFTLGMLAEVNVYCKQALCRRETFRDLAECLVQQGSPLTQRRVAVYLLSVLVANNRSGQAFAQTSGCLDILLDLFRTSFPLSDEAAVKTANVTQLFQVWSSVSSALCGCVNNPQNEESQRICASAFPFVKAWLQQLSHPRAEMVQPICSFIAMTVANNYCVQESFSAVGGLKTLTCTLIRLASDVTHSPPACQLSVTLTKTLSACISDNPMLASSLAGYGLVPHLHSLLSSPLLDPRDRLVVILALGHCTEASEEHQSQLLECGGLSVIITLLTQSGSPELSKAAAFVLHSCRQAAGCLRGAAHVESPGQGGDVEGYRQSARDMLRRIKQLERHQAQGAVEDTLNAPGQPLQSPLPPSPSSLLPPCPFSAPCWDRRGVADRRWTGERDHERGEEGGEGVGISCERTPLREVPGGQERVMYGDPESPALTQLTRRVRGCERGQRNQVEDQEEDLSTYKEPDLRERVRRRIFQAGEEAQKPSPSRMGRGEERRNPREESHRAGYRNIRADPETDGDWVAKRGNALRGNAKTTAEGTHAHAQTESCADPPPGMGEQAHTLSGRCQGKRPALSTMEGALIQPGGDSQVFKCPAPISVQPGMSRPKTLLDDEDALFVCSELLDSEISTILETSATTRNPTSRCSGCVLRFGEVTSWWFPVLQRSCPHSCDLHRVLQQVTHAHTQRLRDHRRRDACAAEQRDTRPHTLTLGLRKGETQGEGKRPRYQCSDVSLTPLRKSGPNAGISLTPLCGGGLSRVTSRGQERDSRTPHREDDVTDDQQKTVSMGNPCSTQTELSNSKTKESEMTNDERRERRNFSSDEESYLCHGVQRFGPSWNAILWAYPFKPGRTNVDLAKKYKRMQFKA, via the exons ATGGAAATTGATGTTTCCAGTATACACAAAGGAAATGATTATAATG CCACAAAGACAGATCTGTGTTTGTTGCTGGAGTGTCTGAAGTACCAGATGAAATGTCCCGATTCACAGAAACAAGCACTTCTCACCATCTACTCTATATGTCAACAGAGAG AGGAGAATGTGGACTCTTTTAGAGAGATGGGAGGGGTGGTGTTTGTGTATAACCTGTCCAAATCCAGTTGTCACTCAGAAGTCAGGGAGACTGCTCTCTTCACGCTAGGAATGCTGGCAGAGGTcaatg tgtactgtaaacAGGCCCTGTGTCGGAGGGAGACGTTCAGGGACCTGGCAGAGTGTCTTGTGCAGCAGGGTAGCCCGCTGACCCAGAGGAGAGTCGCTGTCTATTTGCTCTCTGTCCTGGTTGCCAACAACA GGTCCGGCCAGGCGTTTGCTCAGACATCAGGCTGTCTGGACATTTTGCTGGATTTGTTCAG GACTagtttccctctctctgacgAGGCCGCCGTGAAAACTGCTAACGTCACACAGCTGTTCCAGGTCTGGAGCTCTGTGTCCAGTGCTCTGTGTGGCTGCGTTAACAACCCCCAGAATG AGGAGAGCCAGCGTATCTGTGCGTCGGCCTTCCCCTTCGTCAAAGCCTGGCTGCAGCAGCTTTCTCACCCCCGCGCAGAGATGGTTCAGCCCATCTGCTCCTTCATAGCCATGACCGTCGCCAACAACT ATTGTGTTCAGGAGAGTTTTTCCGCAGTCGGTGGGCTCAAAACTCTGACCTGTACTCTGATTCGCTTAGCCTCAGATGTCACCCATAGCCCACCGGCCTGTCAGCTGTCCGTCACCCTGACCAAGACTCTGTCAGCCTGCATCAGTGACAACC CCATGTTGGCATCAAGCCTGGCAGGCTATGGTTTGGTTCCTCACCTCCACTCCTTGCTGTCCAGCCCCCTCCTGGATCCCCGAGACAGGCTGGTTGTCATCCTGGCCCTGGGACACTGCACCGAGGCGTCCG AGGAGCACCAGTCCCAGTTGTTAGAGTGTGGCGGTCTGTCTGTCATCATCACCCTCCTGACCCAGTCTGGCAGCCCGGAGCTCAGTAAGGCTGCGGCCTTCGTCCTGCACAGCTGCCGGCAGGCTG CGGGCTGTCTGCGTGGAGCGGCCCACGTGGAGTCTCCGGGTCAGGGTGGGGACGTGGAGGGCTACCGGCAGTCAGCCAGAGACATGCTGCGCAGGATCAAGCAGCTGGAGAGACACCAGGCTCAG GGAGCCGTGGAGGACACCCTTAATGCCCCAGGGCAGCCGCTCCAGTCACCCCTACCTCCCTCCCCGTCCTCACTCCTTCCCCCTTGCCCCTTCTCAGCACCCTGCTGGGACAGGAGAGGTGTGGCAGACCGGAGATGGACGGGAGAGCGAGAccatgagagaggagaggagggaggcgAAGGGGTGGGGATTTCCTGTGAACGCACCCCGCTCCGGGAGGTTCCAGGGGGACAGGAGCGGGTGATGTACGGAGACCCAGAGAGCCCCGCTCTGACACAATTAACACGGAGGGTTAGAGGTtgtgagagaggacagaggaaccAGGTGGAGGACCAAGAGGAGGACCTTTCCACGTATAAAGAACCGGACCTGAGG GAGCGAGTAAGGAGACGGATATTCCAAGCCGGTGAGGAGGCTCAGAAACCCAGCCCCAGCAggatggggagaggggaggagaggagaaaccCCAGAGAGGAGAGCCACAGGGCTGGGTACAGAAACATACGAGCCGACCCGGAAACAGACGGGGACTGGGTAGCTAAGAGGGGAAACGCCCTCCGAGGAAACGCTAAAACCACAGCGGAgggcacgcatgcacacgcacagacGGAAAGCTGTGCAGACCCGCCCCCTGGGATGGGAGAGCAGGCCCACACGCTGTCCGGGCGTTGCCAGGGGAAACGGCCGGCCCTGTCAACGATGGAGGGTGCCCTGATTCAGCCCGGCGGTGACag CCAAGTGTTCAAGTGTCCAGCCCCTATTTCCGTCCAGCCAGGCATGAGCAGGCCGAAGACACTGTTGGATGATGAGG ATGCCTTGTTCGTGTGTTCAGAGCTGCTTGACAGTGAGATCAGTACGATCTTGGAGACCTCAGCCACCACACGTAACCCAACCTCCAGGTGCTCAG GCTGTGTGTTGCGCTTTGGGGAGGTGACCAGCTGGTGGTTCCCTGTCCTCCAGAGGTCCTGTCCCCACAGCTGTGACCTGCACCGGGTGCTCCAGCAggtcacacacgcacacacacagcgccTCCGCGACCACAGGAGGAGAGACGCGTGCGCAGCAGAACAGAGAGACACCCGGCCACACACTCTCACCCTGGGGCTCAGGAAGGGAGAGACGcagggagaaggaaagaggcCTCGGTATCAATGCAGTG ATGTGAGTCTCACCCCTCTGAGGAAGTCTGGTCCGAATGCAGGCATCAGCCTGACTcctctgtgtggtggtggtttGTCACGTGTGACCAGCAGGGGGCAGGAGAGAG acagtagaaCCCCTCACAGGGAAGATGATGTCACTGATGATCAGCAGAAGACCGTATCCATGGGAAACCCCTGTTCGACT CAAACTGAGCTGAGCAATTCCAAAACCAAGGAAAGTGAGATGACCAATGATGAG aggagagagaggaggaactTCAGCTCTGATGAGGAGAGTTATCTGTGTCATGGTGTACAGAGGTTTGGTCCATCTTGGAATGCTATCCTATGGGCATATCCCTTCAAGCCTGGACGCACCAATGTAGATCTGGCCAAGAAATACAAACGCATGCAG TTTAAAGCCTAG